The following coding sequences are from one Triticum dicoccoides isolate Atlit2015 ecotype Zavitan chromosome 4A, WEW_v2.0, whole genome shotgun sequence window:
- the LOC119287665 gene encoding transcription factor bHLH144-like — MQGGPGYGYGGYGYGAGYDMTGYGNGGAYYTNDRYPTPAPAPAAYEDPLAGRRQHDFPAPLTGLEFQPSDACPKNYVIFDQTYDRSRVMYNPSLPNNFGSSGGYDQHGNNGGYDHGKGTYYGGGECSIRQKEDSGEIDALMSSEEEDDVLSTGRTSGSHGEGSPDSTCSPGYVVSVSPSGGGGGERKKNRMKKMMKTLKGIIPGGDRMDTPAALDEAVKYLKSLKVEAKKHGVRGSRS, encoded by the coding sequence ATGCAGGGAGGTCCAGGCTACGGGTACGGCGGCTACGGCTACGGTGCCGGCTATGACATGACCGGGTACGGCAACGGCGGAGCGTACTACACCAACGACCGGTACCCCACGCCGGCACCGGCGCCGGCTGCCTATGAGGACCCGCTCGCCGGTCGGAGGCAGCACGATTTCCCGGCGCCGCTCACCGGGCTCGAGTTCCAGCCGTCGGATGCCTGCCCCAAGAACTACGTCATCTTTGATCAGACCTACGACCGGAGCAGGGTCATGTACAACCCGTCGCTGCCCAACAACTTCGGTTCCTCCGGGGGCTATGACCAGCACGGCAACAACGGTGGCTACGATCACGGCAAGGGCACCTACTACGGCGGCGGCGAATGCTCGATCCGGCAGAAGGAGGACAGCGGCGAGATCGACGCGCTGATGAgctccgaggaggaggacgacgtgcTGAGCACGGGTCGCACTTCAGGGAGCCACGGCGAGGGCTCGCCGGACTCCACGTGCTCCCCCGGGTACGTGGTGAGCGTCAGCCCGagtggcggcggaggtggcgagaggaagaaaaaccggatgaagaagatgatgaagacgcTCAAGGGGATCATCCCCGGCGGCGACCGGATGGACACGCCCGCCGCCCTCGACGAGGCCGTCAAGTACCTCAAGTCGCTCAAGGTAGAGGCCAAGAAGCACGGGGTGCGCGGATCAAGAAGCTAG
- the LOC119287666 gene encoding MDIS1-interacting receptor like kinase 1-like codes for MAASATGLSSTARFFFSLSFSLSLLCCVAVSNAAGDEAAALLAIRASLVDPLGELRGWGSAPHCGWKGVSCGARGAVTSLNLAGMNLSGTIPDDVLGLTALTSIVLQSNAFVGDLPVALVSIPTLREFDVSDNGFTGRFPAGLGACASLTNFNASGNNFVGPLPADIGNATELETLDVRGGFFSGTIPKSYGKLQKLKFLGLSGNNLNGALPVELFELTALEQIIIGYNEFTGPIPAAIGKLKNLQYLDMAIGGLEGPIPPELGRLLELDTVFLYKNNIGGKIPKELGHLSSLVMLDLSDNALTGAIPPELAQLTNLQLLNLMCNRLKGGVPAGVGELPKLEVLELWNNSLTGPLPPSLGAAQPLQWLDVSTNALSGPVPAGLCDSGNLTKLILFNNVFTGPIPASLTKCSSLVRVRAHNNRLNGTVPAGLGRLPHLQRLELAGNELSGEIPEDLALSTSLSFIDLSHNQLQSALPSNILSIPTLQTFAAADNELIGGVPDELGDCRSLSALDLSSNRLSGAIPTSLASCQRLVSLSLRGNRFTGQIPGAVAMMPTLSILDLSNNFLSGEIPSNFGSSPALEMLSVAYNNLTGPVPATGLLRTINPDDLAGNPGLCGGVLPACSANALRASSSEASGLRRSHVKHIAAGWAIGISIALLACGVVFLGKLLYQRWYVHGCCDDNVDEDGSGSWPWRLTAFQRLSFTSAEVLACIKEDNIVGMGGMGVVYRAEMPRHHAVVAVKKLWRAAGCPDQEGTVDVESAAGGEFAAEVKLLGRLRHRNVVRMLGYVSNDVDTMVLYEYMVNGSLWEALHGRGKGKQLVDWVSRYNVAAGVAAGLAYLHHDCRPAVIHRDVKSSNVLLDPNMEAKIADFGLARVMARPNETVSVVAGSYGYIAPEYGYTLKVDQKSDIYSFGVVLMELLTGRRPIEPEYGESNIDIVGWIRERLRTNTGVEELLDAGVGGRVDHVREEMLLVLRISVLCTAKSPKDRPTMRDVVTMLAEAKPRRKSSSATVVATVVDKDKPVFSTSPDSGYL; via the coding sequence ATGGCGGCGAGTGCTACTGGGCTGAGTAGCACTGCGCGGTTCTTCTTCTCCCTGTCCTTCTCCTTGTCGCTCCTGTGCTGCGTCGCGGTGTCCAATgccgccggcgacgaggccgcGGCGCTGCTGGCCATCAGGGCCTCGCTCGTGGACCCGCTGGGGGAGCTCCGCGGGTGGGGCTCTGCGCCGCATTGCGGCTGGAAGGGCGTGAGCTGCGGCGCCCGGGGCGCGGTCACCAGCCTCAACCTCGCCGGCATGAACCTGAGCGGCACCATCCCGGACGACGTCCTCGGCCTCACCGCCCTCACCTCGATCGTCCTTCAGAGCAACGCGTTCGTCGGCGACCTGCCCGTGGCGCTGGTGTCAATCCCGACGCTCCGGGAGTTCGACGTCAGTGACAACGGCTTCACCGGCCGGTTCCCTGCTGGCCTCGGCGCGTGTGCCTCACTGACTAACTTCAATGCGTCGGGCAATAACTTCGTCGGCCCGCTCCCGGCCGACATCGGCAATGCCACCGAGCTCGAGACGCTCGACGTCAGGGGCGGCTTCTTCTCCGGCACGATCCCCAAGAGCTACGGCAAGCTCCAGAAGCTCAAGTTCTTGGGGCTCTCGGGCAACAACCTCAACGGCGCTCTCCCGGTTGAGCTATTCGAGCTCACGGCATTGGAGCAGATCATCATCGGCTACAACGAGTTCACCGGCCCGATCCCGGCAGCCATTGGCAAGCTCAAGAACCTCCAGTACCTTGACATGGCGATCGGCGGCCTGGAAGGCCCCATCCCGCCTGAGCTCGGCCGGCTGCTGGAGCTCGACACGGTGTTCCTTTACAAGAACAACATCGGCGGCAAGATACCCAAGGAGCTTGGCCACCTGTCGTCCCTCGTCATGCTCGACCTCTCCGACAACGCGCTCACCGGCGCGATCCCGCCAGAGCTGGCGCAGCTCACCAACCTGCAGCTGCTCAACCTCATGTGCAACCGGCTCAAGGGCGGCGTCCCGGCGGGCGTCGGCGAGCTCCCCAAGCTGGAGGTGCTGGAGCTGTGGAACAACTCCCTCACCGGCCCTCTGCCGCCGTCGCTCGGTGCCGCGCAGCCTCTGCAGTGGCTGGACGTCTCGACAAACGCGCTATCCGGGCCGGTGCCCGCCGGCCTCTGCGACAGCGGCAACCTGACCAAGCTGATATTGTTCAACAATGTCTTCACGGGCCCGATCCCGGCGAGCCTCACCAAGTGCTCGTCGCTGGTCCGTGTGCGCGCGCACAACAATCGGCTTAACGGCACAGTGCCGGCAGGGCTCGGGCGGCTGCCGCATCTGCAGCGCCTGGAGCTCGCGGGCAAcgagctctccggcgagatcccaGAAGACCTGGCGCTCTCGACGTCGCTCTCCTTCATCGACCTCTCGCACAACCAGCTGCAGTCGGCGCTGCCATCGAACATTCTCTCCATCCCGACGCTGCAgacgttcgccgccgcggacaacgAGCTGATCGGGGGTGTGCCTGATGAGCTCGGCGATTGCCGGTCACTCTCCGCCCTCGACCTATCGAGCAACCGGCTTTCCGGCGCGATACCCACCAGCCTCGCGTCGTGCCAGCGGCTCGTATCGCTGAGCCTTCGAGGCAACCGCTTCACCGGCCAAATCCCCGGGGCAGTCGCCATGATGCCGACATTGTCCATCCTCGATCTCTCCAACAACTTCCTCTCCGGCGAGATACCGAGCAACTTCGGCAGCTCGCCGGCGCTCGAGATGCTCAGCGTGGCGTACAACAACCTCACCGGTCCCGTGCCGGCAACGGGGCTGCTGAGGACAATTAACCCTGACGACCTTGCCGGGAACCCGGGCCTCTGCGGCGGCGTCCTGCCAGCGTGCTCAGCCAACGCTCTGCGAGCTTCGTCGTCGGAAGCCTCGGGCCTCCGGCGTTCGCACGTAAAGCACATCGCCGCCGGGTGGGCGATTGGCATCTCGATCGCGCTCCTGGCATGTGGTGTTGTCTTCCTTGGAAAGCTGCTGTACCAGCGATGGTACGTCCATGGATGCTGCGACGATAACGTGGACGAAGACGGGAGCGGCTCGTGGCCGTGGCGACTCACGGCATTCCAGCGGCTGAGCTTCACCAGCGCAGAGGTACTCGCCTGCATCAAGGAGGACAACATCGTCGGCATGGGCGGCATGGGGGTGGTGTACCGCGCCGAGATGCCGCGCCACCACGCCGTGGTCGCTGTGAAGAAGCTGTGGCGCGCGGCGGGATGCCCCGATCAGGAGGGCACGGTGGACGTGGAGTCGGCGGCCGGAGGCGAGTTTGCCGCGGAGGTAAAGCTCCTCGGCCGGCTCCGACACCGGAACGTGGTGCGCATGCTGGGGTACGTGAGCAACGACGTCGACACGATGGTGCTGTACGAGTACATGGTGAACGGCAGCCTGTGGGAGGCGCTGCACGGGCGAGGGAAGGGGAAGCAGCTGGTGGACTGGGTGTCCCGGTACAACGTGGCGGCGGGCGTTGCCGCCGGGCTCGCCTACCTGCACCACGACTGCCGGCCGGCGGTGATCCACCGCGACGTCAAGTCCAGCAACGTGCTCCTGGACCCCAACAtggaggccaagatcgccgacttcgGGCTGGCCCGCGTCATGGCGCGGCCCAACGAGACCGTCTCCGTCGTCGCCGGCTCCTACGGCTACATCGCGCCGGAGTACGGGTACACGCTGAAGGTGGACCAGAAGAGCGACATCTACAGCTTCGGAGTGGTGCTCATGGAGCTGCTGACGGGGCGGCGGCCCATCGAGCCGGAGTACGGCGAGAGCAACATCGACATCGTCGGGTGGATCAGGGAGCGGCTGCGCACCAACACCGGCGTGGAGGAGCTGCTCGACGCCGGCGTCGGGGGGCGCGTCGACCACGTCCGGGAGGAGATGCTGCTGGTGCTGCGGATCTCGGTGCTGTGCACGGCCAAGTCCCCCAAGGACAGGCCGACCATGCGCGACGTGGTGACCATGCTCGCGGAGGCCAAGCCGCGCCGGAAGAGCAGCAGCGccaccgtggtcgccaccgtcgTCGACAAGGACAAGCCGGTGTTTAGCACGTCGCCGGACTCCGGTTACCTGTAG